AACGCTGATGGAGGAAATCAGCCGCGCTTCCCGCGCCCTGGAAAAGGCCTTCGCCCCTGCCAAGATCAATGTCGCCGCGCTGGGCAACGTGGTCGAGCAGCTTCATGTCCATGTGGTGGCGCGTTTCAGGAACGACGCCGCTTGGCCGGGACCGGTTTGGGGAAAGCTTCCGCCGAAACCCTACGGCGCCGAAGATATGGCTGAAATCAGCGCAAGAATAAAATCGGCGCTTAATGCCGGCAGCCGTAAAAAATAACCCTGAAAAATCCTCCCC
This portion of the Rhodospirillales bacterium RIFCSPLOWO2_02_FULL_58_16 genome encodes:
- a CDS encoding diadenosine tetraphosphate hydrolase encodes the protein MFVLNETLAADTVELERRPLCLALLMNDSRYPWLILVPRRSGLRELHDLTPTEQSTLMEEISRASRALEKAFAPAKINVAALGNVVEQLHVHVVARFRNDAAWPGPVWGKLPPKPYGAEDMAEISARIKSALNAGSRKK